AATGAAAGCTTATTATAGGACATTGGTATTTTTATTCAAACAATTATCTCAACTATTATGGTATAGTGATATTTcctttcacttgtaagtgagaggtattaggtttgattttcgctaaagagaatttgaaccacattattgctagtctattgtgaggtTTAGCCCACTGTCCCGCCCCCTTAGAATAGAGAtaatattgttttaaaaaaaaataatgatacaGAACAATTTGGTTCACCTCTAAGAAACGAGATAAATACATAAAAGAGTGACAAGTGTCTTGCTCAGTgcattaaaattaaataagggTCATTTCACCAATCAAGGTTTGTGAAGATTACCCAGGTGATATTGACTTTTACATCACTCACCATATTTGGGACGACTAACCCATAATATCTGCTTTTGTACTTACGTAAGCATTAAAGAGCAAACATGCACAAATAAAAGCTTACATATAGAATATAGCATAGTTGTCAAATTCAGTGAAACAAGGTCTAAGTTTCGTATTGCTACGGACGAACCGATACTTTGGCTATTTGGTAGTAAATTTAGTGTTCATCTAGATTTATAATCAGATTacaaaagaattgaagaaaacaaaaagaaaaacgcTCTTAGCCACTATAAATTCAATTGTAAATTCGCCATTGTTGTCCTTGTGGTTGTCGGTAGTGGCGAAGCTACATAGGAGTGAGGGGAGTGGCAGCCCCTCCGCTTGCCGAAAAAAAAGGCAGGAGCGAGACCTGAACCCCTTTGGTTCGATCTGAAACTAGAAAACACGGTGGTTCTGATTCCGACGTAACTCCCCTGCGTgtagggtgttttttttttaatttttaaatccaAGCCAAAATAACGTCGTTTTGGtcctggtaaaaaaaaattttggtaAACGACATTGTTTTGCTTGttgatcaaataaaaaaaatttaacacgTGAGGGCCACTGGTCCTCATCCCTATCCCCATCATGGTTCAATTACCCCTTCCCTTTTCCCAAATGACAAATCCCATCCCCCCACCTTTTTCCCAAACGACAAATCCCATTAGGACACCACTTCACTTTTCAAAGTTGTGCCCTAAATCCCAGCAACAACAGCAAGGACAAGAAAGCCATGGCAGCCACCCCATTCCATTGGCCACCAAGCTCTAGTCGCAACTCGCCACCTCAACCACTCCAAACCCTAATTGATTATTGAATacgaatttttgtttaattgatatAGGATTATAGGGTAATATACTATATGGTTATTGATTATAGATTGTTCATATGTATActatgattattgattaatgAAATTGTTGTTTagaataaaaattgaattcttgattattcATATTGATTAGTtgagttgaatttttgtttattgaatAGTTTGTATGATTGTTggtattgattaattaaattGTTGGTTTGATTAGATATTAGTCATATTACTATATGGCCTACTCAAGGATTAAGAGTctaagatatatatatttttttattatacagTTACGTTATGGAACGATACTATAAGAAACAGTGTTTGAATCTTTCTCCAAATATTCTGGATAGTCCTCatcttccttcaaatattcTGGGTAGTCCTCCTCCAccttcaaatattccaaaaTAGTCATCCTTTGAATATTCCGGGTAGTGTCAACAAAGTGAGGTTACTGAGTTGGATGAAACATTGGCCAATCTTCTTGTAGACCCCAGATAGAGACATCGAATGCTTGACTATCCACCGAATTATCGTGAAGCAATTTGTAGATATTACCTTCAAAATGAACCTTGTCAACCTAATTCTCACATCATGCCAAGGAAAGCTAGCAATAATTGATGTTTTATCATGGGTTGATTTGATAATTTTAAGTGGTTGGAGTATATTATAGTAAAAGCGTTGCATTTTGCCGTTATTGCTATATTTTCAAATGTGATTTTGATAAAGCAGGTAGCACTGGAAGTGATGTCTTCACTGAAAAAAGGGTTTACAAATTGGAGGAAATGACCCAAAAATTTTCGAGTCCATAGGGAGGTGTTAGAAGTCTTCATAATAAAGTTATACAACAAACTAGAGACTTAATGGCACAAAAGTAACACATTGAAACATTTGTGATAAAGCAAATTAATAAAGCTCGCATTAGTTGTCACACTTTATTGAGTGGAGCACGTGATTGCGCAAGATGGTTGTTGCGACAAGGTTTGGCTTTTTGTGGGCATGATGAATCGTTGAAATCAAGCAATAGGGGTAATTATATGGAGCTTATGCAATTTCTTGCTGATCATAATGAGAAAGTTAGGAAGTTTGTGTTTGAGAATGCTTCCAAGAATCTCAAACATACTTCTTCCGATATTCAAAAGGGTCTTGTCCATGCTTGTGCTATTGAAACTATTAATGCAATTGCTAAAGATATGCaaggtacatttttttttcgatAAGAGCAAATGATGGTGGTATTGCATTATGTGAACAAAAAAGGAGAAGCAATTGAAAGGTTTTTGGGTGTTCAACATGTCTCCTCCACAACTCACTTGAAGAGGCTATAAAGAGATGGTTTGCTACAacaaatttgattattttcaaGTTACGATGACAAGGCTATAATGGAGCTAGTAATATGAGAGGCGAGCTAAATGGtcttaaaacaaagattttgaataaataccctCAAACAATTTATATTCATTGTTTTGCACGCCAACTCCAACTAGCTTTTGTATTCGTGGCAAAGGAAAATGATGATGTTGCCAATTTCTTCAACAATGCTAGTAGTTTGGTGAATCTTATTGGATCATCGTGTAAGCGTCGTTATGCATTTAGAGAGaaacaacaagaacaaattaagaaagctcTTGATCTTGGTAATCTTGAAATGGATAAAGGGTTAAATCAAGAGAGCAATCTCATGCATCCTTGTGATACACGGTGGAACTCACATTATGGTACTATAGTTAGTATTGTTGTAAAGTTTGAAGCTGTGGTGGAGGTGGTTGAATGGATTAAAGGTGATTGCAACCAAGATAATCTCGATGAAGCTACTAGGTTATTAAAAAACATACAAACTTTTGATTTTACgtttcaccttttcttgatgAGACTTATATTGGGTATTACAAATGAATTATCACAAGCATTACAAAAGAAAGACTAAGatattgtgaatgcaatggTGTTAGTGGAATATGCAAGCAAAGACTACAATTCTTGAGAGATGATGACTTCAAGGACTTGTTTCATGATGTACAAAAGTTTTGTGAGGAGCATGATATTATTGTTCCTAACATAGAGGATTTGTTTTCTGTACCCGAAAAATCAAGGCGTGAAActccaaaaatcacaaacttcCATTACTATTGTGTGGATCtctattttcaagtccttgATATGCAACTAAAGGAATTGAATGATCACTTCAATGAGGTAAACACTGAGTTGCTTCTTTGTATGACATGTTTGAGTTTGAtgaataattttgcatcttttgacaAAGCAAAAATTGTTTGTTTAGCCCAACTTTATCCTTAAGATTTTGATCGTATGGACCTTATGAATCTTCTAATTCAACTTGACAATTACATTCATGATATGAAGATGCATAGTGGGTTTTCATCATTGAGAGGAATTAGTGATCTTGCAAAAGAGTTGGTAAAGACCGGGAGGTGTGAAAGCTATATGTTAGTGTATAAGCTTCTTACATTGACTTTGGTGTTACCGGTTGAAACCGCTTCAGTGGAGAGagctttttctgctatgaagattgtgaaaacaccattAAGCAACAAATGAGAAATCAATGGTTAAGTGATAGCAtggttgtttacattgagagagatgtattagcttttattgataatgagcctattatgcAACGTTTTTCATGACATGAAACCTCGCCaacaacaattgtaatttgtttgcattgattaattatggaagacattacGGTATAAAAAGATTTGGTTGTTGTCATTTTTCTTGAACCTTGCACTCTTTTAAGTTCGCCCTTCCCCCGAGAATTCTTGGCTTCACTATTCGTTGTCGAGAAAGGTGAAGAAATGAGAGGttggggaaggagaagaaatgAGAGAGGGATGCacgagaaagagaaagaggagGGACAGTGAGAGTGAGTTTAACACTTTGACATCATAGTTGCCTAATACGAAGTACAGTTCGGTTCCGGTACAAAATTCACTAGTAACCATAGTATCATTTGCCAGAGAGTAGGCATAGATAATGCGGTTTGATTCgttctaaattcattaaaaaatataaattgatttccatataaaaatatttatattatagATTTTGCAATTATATTTACATTGTTATTGAgtatttttgtttagtttttcaATTCTTGTTCATCTTCTATGTGTCATTGGAAGATGAAAACAAATCAAagtaattaatttacctacttaATTAATATAATGTAAAATATTCTTATTGAAAgtaattaatttacttatttagtcaaaataatataatatattgttaTTAATAAACCAATGaccaattaaataatataaaataagttACTTAATATTACGATCTAGTgctattcctcttcacttgtaagtgagaggtcataGGTTCAATTCTCCCACCctcttagtactacgatctagttacttagtactacgatctagtgctaaagatgaatttgaattacattattgttagcccattgtaaAGCTTAGCCCACTCCCCCACCCTCTTAGTGTaatcatttgtttaaaaaaaatataaaaactaagATTAAGTACCTAAAACCCCCTAACCTTTTAGTATCATTTCAAATTGGTCACAACATTTTTAAAGATTCCAAACAAGTACTCAAtctattgaaaatgtcacattTGTAAAGACCTAGTTAATTTTTCCATTAAATATACATGTAGCAATAGTGCGTCTCACTATTTACCTTATATGAacactaaaataataataaaatagaagatgaaaattaaaaataaatgaacaaactcacaaataaaatggaaaacaaaaatgaagatcgGGAAATATCAAGCCCCCTCCCCCTTCCTCACCTTCTAGGCTCAACCTATGACCACCAAAACCCCAGCCTAACCTTTACATTCAAAACCCATCAAGTTGGTATATCATGGTCAACATTAATATTGTATACCTCAAAATATAAATTTCAAATATAGATTATATGAAACCCAATGATTAGCAGGTATTGAATTAAATATCGAAAATGGACCCAATTCGACATTAAATCAGGATGGCAATCTCCTAAAAAAAGAAGAGGGTTAAGAATTCAGATAGGATTTCAAGGAGTTTGTTTCTACTTATGTGATTTTCTCATTCTCCTATTCTCGAGTCATAAAGCTTGCAGTTCTTCTTTATGGGTGGTAAAGATTGTGGTGGTTGCATTATGGCAATCCCTACCATTTCAGCAACCTCCATGACATGCTTCTCGATGTTGCCTGCTTGAATTGTAGAGTGGAGTTGGTGGTTGTACATTGGGTTTGGGGATGGTGGTGACTGTTTATTAGTTGAGGACATGCTTCCATGACCTTTTAATGATTTTGGAGACAAAGTAAGTTTTAGttaatttaacagaaatttaATTGGGGCTTAATGGATGTTATATTTTCTACATGTTGGGTACTCTCATGGAATGTTTAAAAATGTTGAGACGAATTTGGAATAACACCAAAAGGTTGCTGGAATTTGGGTACTTAATCCTATAAATAATGTTATTAACCAAACCTATGACCTTTCCCTTCTCTATGCATTTCCTACCCCACCCACTAACTTCCTCACTCTCTTTTTccctattctctctctctctctctccccctatATTCTCCTTCCCAGATCTCTCATTTCTTCTCATTCCTTGACACTTACAAGGGTGAAACTCGCTCTTGCTTTTTGTAATACCttgattatttttaaatatgtaatttagttatgaaattcaaattaatCAATGATTATGAAATTTATATGGGGGAAATGTGAAACCCTGTTACTGGATTTAGTATTAAATATTTTGTAGTCGTATTCGGGTTACGACGCATTTAGATTTATggtgtttaatttttttgataagcagaaatgacaaaaatgcccctagtTTGCTACATGGAATTATACGCGAacttattttatccttatatgTTTTACCGTATTTCTTGGCATATTTGGATAAAGGTTAATCCTGCGAGCGTGTAGGCAACCGTTCGTCaaacggagttataacgaaggaaATATAAACGAGAAAAGGTAAGGGcaaaattgacacaccccgaccgaagtcaaggcatgctggccgtcacgtgagcatgacgtagccatgtgcatagtgTGGAAGCAATATTTATAAGGAAAGTACGaataattcaaaaccaaatACCATAGGTTCTAAGATAAGTTTAAGTGTGAATACACAACCAGAGCACAAGGTCTAAGTGCAgtcaaacataagatgtactaATTTAACAACACTCGAGGATGGTCCTACATGAGTGATGGTTTGTCAGAACTTCAGCTGGAAACCTCGAGATCCACCAACAACGctacctaaaacctagaggggcacaaaacaaagttgagtgggtcagtaaaacaaacttttcaaaactttcttttctctttgaatatactaacccctcgccgtaaaacaagtataatttcccagaaataaaGTATATACTCATATACGTAATATATCTCAAAATCATGCTAGACAATATGAATGTACGCCATGTCAAAGTATCATAATTGAATACTCATCATCTTTATgtgaatatatatgtaaatcCTGCACACAATCAATACCACCTCACGTGGTCTGCAATTCATCACTGTATATAACATattatgctctagtgctacaatcacgtgaagactgtgtgataaatcgcgggtcacctacgagtcgaaccCACTAaaagtggtctatacgacaggactgtgcacctaacttggatccaaggcgagcatgtggtgcgggaggtgaacatcacgtgaaagactatgcccctaactctgggcgggagcactaatatACGTGTGCAAGTGAATAAGCTCTCAATCATAACCAACATCGTATCTCATCATATCTCAATCTCAATCATAACCAACATCGTATCTCAATCATATCTCAATCATAACCAACATCGTATCTCAATCGTATCTcaatca
The nucleotide sequence above comes from Malus sylvestris chromosome 16, drMalSylv7.2, whole genome shotgun sequence. Encoded proteins:
- the LOC126609304 gene encoding uncharacterized protein LOC126609304 encodes the protein MELMQFLADHNEKVRKFVFENASKNLKHTSSDIQKGLVHACAIETINAIAKDMQAFVFVAKENDDVANFFNNASSLVNLIGSSCKRRYAFREKQQEQIKKALDLGNLEMDKGLNQESNLMHPCDTRWNSHYGTIVSIVVKFEAVVEVVEWIKGDCNQDNLDEATSGICKQRLQFLRDDDFKDLFHDVQKFCEEHDIIVPNIEDLFSVPEKSRRETPKITNFHYYCVDLYFQVLDMQLKELNDHFNEMHSGFSSLRGISDLAKELVKTGRCESYMLVYKLLTLTLVLPVETASVERAFSAMKIVKTPLSNK